One Streptosporangium becharense genomic window, GTTTGCTTGGACGCGGCCGGAGACGACGGAAGCCGCCGCTGGACCGCCTTCACCGCCGACGCGACCGGGGGCGAGGACGCGGGCTGGGCCGAGATCGCCACCGCGTCGCTGAGACCGTGCCCCCCGCACGACGACGCGATCGACGTTCCCGACCCCGCCGCGTACCGGGAGCCGGTGGACGTCGCCGAGCACTACGCCGCCTCCCGGCGCCGCGGCATCGAACAGTCAGGTCCCTTCCAGGCAGTGGCGGCTCTGCACCGCGAGGACGGCGCCGTACTCGCCGAGCTGGCCGTGCACAGCGACATCGTCGCCGGCCTGGGCCGGTACCTGCTCCATCCCGCGCTGCTCGACTCGGCCCTCCAGCCGCTGATGACCCTGCTCGACGTCACCGGCGTGGACCAGGACACCTACCTGCCGGTACGGACCGGACGCCTCCGCCTGTACGGCCGGCCCGAAGCGGGGAAGCGGCTGTGGTCCCACGCGGTGCGCACCTCACCACCTCAGGAGAAGGACCTGGTCGAAGGCGACGTCCTGATCACCGACGACGGCGGACGGCTGATCGCCGCGATCACCGGCTTCCAGCTCAGGCGCCTGTCCTCCGAACCGCCGGAGGTCGTCGAACACCGGACGCGCAGACTGCTGTACGGCGTCGAGTGGACGGAACTGGAGCCGCCGGCCCCCTCGCGGCCCGACGCGGCGCGCTGGCTCGTGGTGACCGACTCGCCGCTCGGCCCCGAACTGTGTGCCCAGCTCACCGAGAACGGGGGCCGGGCACTTCTCGTCCAGTCGGGCTCCGGTTACCACCGGGCCGGTCCTGACCACTGCCTGCTCGACCCCGCCTCCGAGGACGACTGGAAGAAGCTCGTCAAGGAGCAGTCCGCGGCAGGGACGTGGCCCCCGGAGGGGGTCGTTCACCTGCCGGCCGCCTCCGATGCCGGAACGCGGACGCTCGAGGGCTGCTTCCACGTGCTGAACCTGGTCAAGGCCCTGACCGCGGGCGACCCCAACCCCCCTCGTCTCTGGCTGGTCACCACCGCCGCCCAGGCTCCGCTCGGCTCCGGTGACGTCGACCCCGAACAGACCGCCGTGTGGGGGCTCGGCCGGGTGATCCCCTACGAGCACCCCGAGCTGCGATGCTCGATGATCGACCTTCCGGCGCGGCCTGGCCCGGCCGCGCTCGCCGCCCTGCGCGCCGAGATCACCGCCGGGGGAACCGAGACCGAGATCGCCCTGCGGGACGGCCGCAGGTACGCGAGCCGGCTCAGGCGGCAGCGGCTCCCCTCCGAGCGGCCGGTGCCCGTCCGCTCCGACGCCACCTACCTGATCGCCGGAGGCCTGGGCGGCGTGGGGCTGCTGACCGCCGAGTGGCTGATCGGGCACGGCGCCCGTCATCTGGTCCTCGTCGGCCGGCGCGGCGCCACGCCCAAGGCCGAGGAGCGGATCAGGGCGATGACGGCCGGCGACGTGGAGGTCCTCGTCGCCGGGGCGGACATCACCTCCCGTCCCCAGCTGGCCGGTCTCCTCGACGAGATCGCCCGGCGCATGCCCCCTCTCCGGGGCGTCGTCAACTCCGCCGTCGTCCTCGACGACGGCACGCTGGCCCAGCTCGACCGCACCCGCTTCTTCGCCCCGATGCCCCCGAAGGTCGACGGGTCGTGGCACCTGCACGAGCTCACCCGGCACCTGCCCCTCGACTTCTTCCTCCTCTACTCCTCCGCGGCCTCCCTCATCGGCTCACCCGGCCAGGGCAACTACTCCGCCGCCAACGCCTACCAGGACGGCCTGGCCCGGCATCGGCGGGCCAACGGCCTTCCCGCCCTGACCGTGAACTGGGGGCAGTGGGCCGGCACCGGCCAGGTGGCGAAGGCGGGCAGGGACCTCCGCCTGGACGAGCGCGGCTTCGCCGCCTTCGCCCCCGCCGACGCCTTCACGGCCCTCCGCCGGCTGCTCGGCGACCCACCCGCCCAGGCTGGGATCATGTCCTTCACACCCGCCGTCTGGACGCGTTTCTTCCCGGCCCTGCGATCGTCCTCGCTCTTCCGCGAGCTCGCCGGGGAGGACACCGGGGAGGGCGGCGGGCAGCGGACGGCCGAGCCGGAGCTGACACGCGACATGCTCGCCGGGACGGACGAGGAGACGGCCCGGCGGCTCGTCGCGACCTACCTGTGCTCCCAGGTGGCCGCCGTCGTCCACCTCCCCCGGGAGAAGGTCGACCCGTCCCAGCGTCTGCACCGGCTCGGCATCGACTCCCTCATGGCGGTCCAGCTGCGCAACCGGATCGCGGCCGACCTGGAGATCAACCTCCCGGTCGCGGTCTTCCTGCAACGCCGCACCGTCGGCGACCTCGCGGCGCTGGCTCTCCAGCACGGCGGGGACTCGTCGTGACGACCTCCCGTGCGGCCCGCACGGGCCGCACGGGAGGTCGTCCGGCCCGCTCAGGGGTCGAGGTCGGCCGCCGCACGCTCGGCGAAGACCCGCATCGCCTTGGCCGTGACCGGGCCGGGCGCGGCCGGGAGCACGGTCTGGTCGACGGCGCGGATCGGCTGGACATCCCGGGTGGTGGAGGTCAGGAACGCCTCCTCGGCCTCGTACAGGGCCGACAGCGGGACGTCCTCCTCCACTCCCCCGCACCACTGGAGCGTCAGGCCGCGGGTGACCCCGGCCAGGCAGCCGGAGGCGAGTGTGGGGGTGACCAGGCGGCCGTCGCGGACGATGAAGATGTTGCTGCCGGTGCCCTCGCACAGGTCGCCCGCGACGTTGCCGAAGATCGCCTCACCGCCGCCCCTGGCCTTGGCGTGGAACAGGGCCTTGGCGTTCTCGGCGTAGGAGGTGCTCTTCACCCCGGCGAGCGCGCCGCGCTCGTTGCGCGGCCACGGCACGACGGTGACGTCGGCGGTGGCCGGGAACGGCTTCTGCTCGGCGACGATCACCATGGCAGTGCAGCCCTGGTCGCCCCGGTCGGAGCCGAGCGGCCCCGGGCCGCTGGTGTAGGTGATCCGGATGCGGCCCAGCGGCCACGCGGGCGCCTCGGCCAGGCAGGCGCGCACACCGGCGATGATCTCCTCGACGTCCGGCTCCGGCAGGTCCAGCCGCTGCGCCGAGAGCCTGAGCCGGTCGAGGTGGCGGGTGAGCGCGAAAGGGACGCCGTTGACGCACTTGACGGTCTCGAACACCCCGTCCCCGACCATCAGGCCGTGGTCGAACACCGAGACGGTGGCCTGATCTGGAGGGATCAGCGCACCGTTGACCCATACGGGTACTTTCATGTAACTCCTTCTGAACCAGACGTGGAAGCCAGCGTGATGAGCCGGGAGGCCTTCAGCTCGGTCTCGTGCCACTCGCGCCGAGGGTCGCTGCCCCAGGTTATGCCCGCGCCCGTGCCGAAGCGGATCTCCCCGCAGGAGAACCAGAACGTGCGGATCCCCACGGCCAGCGACGCCCGGCGCCGGTCGGCGTCCACCCAGCCCACGGCTCCACAGTAGGGTCCGCGGGGCTCGGGTTCGAGCTCATCGATGATGCGCAGGGCCGAGGATTTCGGGGCGCCGGTCACCGACCCCGGCGGGAAGGTCGCGGCGAACAGCTCCGGCCACCCGGCCCCGGGCGCCAGGCGTGCCCGGACGGTGGAGACGAGGTGGACGAGACCGGGGTGCTCCTCCACCTCGCACAGCGCGGGCACGCTCACCGAGCCGACCTCCGCGACCCGGCCCAGGTCGTTGCGGACCAGGTCGACGATCATCACGTTCTCGGCGTAGTCCTTCTCCATCAGGTCGGCCACGGTGGCCCCGGTCCCCTTGATCGGCCGGGACTCCACGACGTCGCCGTCCCTGGAGAGGTAGAGCTCCGGGGAGGCCGAGACCACCCCCAGGCCCGGCAGGCTCACCGTGGCGGCGTAGGGGGCGGGATTGCCCTCGGCCAGCCGCGCGGCGAGCGCCCGCGGGTCGGGCTCGGTGCCCTCCGGCAGCGGCGCGCTCAGCACCCGGCACAGGTTGGCCTGGTAGACGTCGCCGCGCTCGATGTAGGCGCGGATGCGCCGCACCCCGTCCTCGTAGGCGTCCCGGTCGAGTGAGCTGCGCCACGCCGACCGGTGCGGGCCGCGCCAGGGACCACGTGGCGCGGGCAACGGCGCCCGGCGGACGTCGCCGAACCTGGCGCACGTCACCTTGCCCTCGTAGTCGGCCACGACGGCCCACCATCCCTCACCGTCGAGCGCGGCCAGGTCGGTGGTCACGTCACGCAGCCCGGTGGCCAGATATCCGGTGACATGCGCGAATGAGTCATGCACGCGCCTATTGTCCCGCCACGCCGGTCAGGAGACGCACCGGAGTGCGGGCCGGCCGGGGTCCGGCCCGCGGGCGTGGCGGTTCCCACCGGCGGGCCGGTGACCTGGGACGACGGTCCGCGGGCGCGGCAGGTCACGCCCACGGGCGCCGGTGGCCGGGGAGGACTGCGAGCGGGCTCAGCAGGTCACGCCAGCGGGCCGGTGACCGTCTCGGCGGCGGCGACGACCCCGCCCGAGGCGACCAGCTGGACCGCCGCCTCGATCTCCGGGGCGAGGAAACGGTCCGGCCCCGGACCGGAGACGGCCTGCCGCAGCGCGGCCGTCACAGCCCCGGTCGCCGGGGCGGGGCGGAGCGGGGAACGCAGGTCGAGGGCCCGCGCCGCGGTGAGGATCTCCACCGCGAGCACCCGGGTCAGGCCGTCCACGGCGCGGCGCAGCTTGCGCGCCGCCGACCAGCCCATGGAGACGTGGTCCTCCTGCATGGCGGAGCTGGGAATGGAGTCGACGCTCGCGGGCGCGGCCAGGCGCTTGAGCTCGGAGACGATCGCGGCCTGGGTGTACTGGGCGATCATGTGCCCCGAGTCGACCCCGGGATCGTCGGCGAGGAAGGCGGGCAGGCCGTGGCTGCGGGCCACGTCCAGCATGCGGTCGGTGCGGCGCTCGGAGATGCTCGCCATGTCCGCGGCCGCGATGGCGAGGAAGTCGAGCACGTAGCCGACGGGGGCACCGTGGAAGTTGCCGTTGGACTCCACCCGGCCGTCGGCCAGGACCACCGGGTTGTCGATCGCCGAGACGAGCTCCCGGCCGGCGACCGCGGCGGCGTGCGCGAGGGTGTCGCGGGCGGCGCCGGCCACCTGCGGGGCACACCGCAGCGAGTAGGCGTCCTGGACGCGGGTGCAGGTGCCGTCCCGGTGGGACTCCATGATCTGCGAGTCGCGCAGCAGTGCCCGCAGGTTGGCGGCGCTGGCCGCCTGGCCCGGGTGCGGTCGCAGGGCCTGCAGGTCGGCGGCGAAGACCCGGTCGGTGCCGAGCAGCGCCTCCACGCTCATGGCCGCACCGACGTCGGCGGTGGTGAACAGCCGGGCGAGGTCGTCCATGGCCAGGATCAGCATCCCCAGCATGCCGTCGGTGCCGTTGATGAGCGCGAGCCCCTCCTTGGCCGCGAGCTCGACGGGCTCGACGCCCGCCCGCTTGAGCGCCTCCGCCGCGTCGACGCGGTCGCCCGCCGCGTCGCGGACGACACCCTCACCCATGATCGTGAGGGCCACGTGCGAGAGCGGGGCCAGGTCGCCGGAGCAGCCCAGGCTGCCGTACTCGTGCACGACCGGGGTGATGCCCGCGTTGAGCAGGCTCTGCAACACCTTGGCCGTCTGCGGGCGGACCCCCGTGTGGCCGGTGGCCAGGGTGCGCAGGCGCAGCAGCATGAGCGCCCGGACGACCTCGACCTCCACCTCCGGGCCCGATCCGGCCGCGTGCGAGCGGACCAGGGAGCGTTGCAGCTGCGCGCGGAGCGACGGGTCGATGTGCCGGGTGGCGAGGGCACCGAACCCGGTCGAAACGCCGTAGGCGGGGACGGGGCTCTCGGCGAGCTCGTCCACCCGGGTCCGGGCGGCGGCCATGGCGGCCACCGCGTCGTCGGTGAGACGGACGGGGGCGCCGTGCCTGGCCACCCTGACGACCTCGTCGAAGCTCAGCGGCTCCGGCCCGATGTTCACGACCTCGTTGTCGCGCATGGTGTCACTCTCTCGCGTAGTCGAGCATGGGTAACTGGTACCCCCCGGGTTGGCCCCTTACATCACAAGATACCCGGGTATTCGGTTTGGGGAGTCGCCGGGGATTCGCTAGAGTTCTCACAGTGAGTCCGGGGCGATCCCGGAGACACACGCGGAAGTGGCTCAGTGGTAGAGCATCACCTTGCCAAGGTGAGGGTCGCGGGTTCGAATCCCGTCTTCCGCTCGGAAAGGGGCTACGGCCCTCACTCGGTGGAGTGGCCGAGAGGCGAGGCAACGGCCTGCAAAGCCGTGTACACGGGTTCAAATCCCGTCTCCACCTCTGGTTTTCAGCGAGGACGATTAGCTCAGCGGGAGAGCGCTTCCCTGACACGGAAGAGGTCACTGGTTCAATCCCAGTATCGTCCACCAGGCTCCTTGGCAGACCAGGTCTGACCTGGTCAAGCAGGAGGCAAAGCCCCAGCTCACGGCGCATGCCGAGAGACTGGGGCTTCTTGTTGTTCCGGGTTGATCATCGATGTTGTCAGCACCGGTGCTGACGTTGTGCTGACCCGTCGGCGCACCCATGCCTGAGTAGGGGGATCACATGGTTTGCTGAACCGCTTGACGGCACTACAACCTCCGGTCAGGCTCGCGTGTGTGCAAGTCCGCGCACATTCGCAGCCTCGGAGGCGACCATGACGCTACGGTTCATCGGCATCGACACAGGAAGCGAGCACGGAGGGTGCCCCTCGGTCTGGGTCGATGACATCGACGGAAGCTTCGTGATTCAGGGGATCGTGGTCACCGATCCAGACGAGCTGACTCAAGTCGTCACCCGGAGTCCGCTCGCGCCGGATGAGATGATCGTTAGGCTTCCTGCGCGAATGCGTGGCTACTTACTGGAGGCGTGCGGTGAGCGCGAACCCAACGTTGGATGAGCTGTTTCAACACTGCGAGCGCTCCGCGCTGCACCTGGAGATGCGCGACGGCTACGGCAATTCGAGCCCTGGGTTCCGCGCGTGGCGCGAAGGCGTCCCCTTCGATCGGACCGACTTCGACGCGCCATGGGTCAACCTGATCAGGGACACCGTTGAGCGCGGTGTCGTGGTATGCCGTGCCCGAATCATCTCTGAGCCCGTGAGCGACTACATCCGTTACGAGCACTCGGCCACGCCTTACGCCAACCTCGCCGGAGGTGAGCAAGTTCGCTGGTTGCCGCGCCAGAAGGCATCCGACCTGGCGCTGCCCGGTAACGACTTCTGGCTCTTCGACGGTCGGCTGGTGCGCTTCGCCTTCCACTCCGGAGACGGCGAACCCGCCGGTTACGAAGTGTCCGAAGATCCAGCGGTGGTGAAGCTATGCGTAACGGCCTTTGAAGGGGTCTGGGAACGCGGCGTCGATCACGCCGAGTACCGGCCCACCTGACCTCCGCGCGTGTCCGCCTCTCCATCTTCCAGCGCCCAGCAGGCCCGCCGAGCCATCGGCAGGCGGCTTCGTGACATCCTGCGCGACTCCGGCATTACCGCTCGGGCACTGGCACATGCGGCCGGGTGGGACGAGTCCAAATGCTCTCGTCTCATCAACGGCCGCACGCTGCCATCCGATGACGACATTCGCGTCTGGTGCCGGATCTGCAATGCAGAAAACGAGATCCCCGACCTGATCGCCGCGACTCGCGACGCCGACAGCATGTACGTGGAGTGGAGGCGGTTGCAGCGCAGCGGCATGAGGCGGCTGCAAGAAACCCGGGTGTCCCTGTACGAGGAAACCCGGCTATTCCGCTTCTACTGCTCACAGTTCATGCCCTGGCCACTCCAGACGCCCGGTTACATGCGAGCCGTGCTGTCGGCCTTTGCCGACTTCCACGACGCACCACGCGACATCGACGAGGCGATTGCCGCACGGTCTGCCCGAAGCCGCCTGCTCTACGAAGGCGACCACCGATTCGCCATGGTGATGGAAGAGTCGGTACTCCACGATCGGATCGCCGACGACGATGTCATGGCGGGTCAACTCGGTCAGCTTCTTGAGGGGATGTCCCTGCCGTCCGTCTCGCTCGGCATCATCCCGTCCGGCACCCGCCGCAAGCTGTGGACCATGGAGACCTTTTCGATCTACGACGACAAACGTGTCTTTGTGGAGTTGCTGTCAGCAGGCGTGACGGTCACTCAACCACGGGAGATCGCGCTCTACCTCAAGGGTTTCAGCGAGCTGGCCGGCCAAGCCGTCTACGGCAACAAAGCACGTTCCTTGATCACTGCTGCGATCGGTGCGCTTAGTTAATCCGTGCAAGTTCGTACAAGTTCATTGAGGGGCCGTGTCCGCCGTTTCTACGGTCTGAGGCATGGCGACCGGACAGACAGCAGCAGAGCCCCGCGAGGGACCCGGGAACAACGAAGTGACCGACGCAACGGCAGAGCGACACGACAGGGCGTTGGCCGTCGTGCAACGCCTCTTGAGAGACCGGCGAGTTCGCGCGTACGCCGTTCACACGATCAGCTTGAAGCTGTCCGGTGACGGCAGGCCGTTCCCCCGGGGGGAACACAAGCGGTACGTCCCCGAACTCGTCGCCTACAGCGACGCGGGACGGATGGTCGCCACGGTGGCCGTGGGACCGCGGACCGGCTGCTACCTGGTGTCTCGCAACGGCATCGGCCTTCAGCCGGTGCGAGGACCTCAGCAGGTTGTAGATCTCATCCTTTCGGACTGCTCGGGGGCCGGGTCATGGCGATGCGGCCGATTTTCGAGTTCGATGTGATCGAACGACCTGACGGCACCTTTGAGGCCCGGTTCACGGACACCTCGCAGACCGCTCCCGCCGACGTGACCGCCGAGACGTTCGGGGATCTTGAGGTGCGGTGCATCGCCAAGCGGATCGCCCGGAGCATCTGGGCCGCTTCCGTCCCCTCGCCGAGGGAGGGGACGGCGTGAAGGGCCCTGTGGCGACACGACTTCGTATCCCTTACGTCATCGCTCACGCGGGCGAGGCCGTACCTCAGCGCCTTCGGTTCGTTCGTCGTCCGCTCGGTGGGCTGCGGCTCGCCTACGACGACCCGCGCCGGGGTGATGAGGCGTACGGGGTGCTGCGCGTGCGGGTCCGGGGCACCCGGCAGGGGGCACCGCAGTGGCGGATGCTGAACACGCTGCGGCAGTGGCGGTGCATGGAACGGCACCTGTGCCAGGTCTGCGGCGAGCCGGCCACCGATCCCGCCTCGGGGCGCATCCCGTGGATCATGACGGATACCGCGTTCCGCGAGCTTCCCGACGACCCCACCGGGGGCCTGACCAGCGCTCCCCCCACCTGCGAGGCGTGCATCCCCGAAGCGCTGGCCACCTGCCCCCAACTCCACATCTCGTCGGCCGTCTGCACTGCCGCGCGCAGCGAGCCCGCCGCCGTGCTGGCGGACATGTTCACCCCCGGGCCGAACGGGAGAGCCGTCCACACGGGCGAGCACAACGTTGAGATCAGTCTGAAGGACGAGACGCTGCTTCCCTACGCGCTGGCCACGCAGTTGGTCGTCCAGGTTCACGACCTTCGGCCCGCGCCCCATCCGGTGGGCTGAGACTCCCCCGGTAGGGCCATCCTTCCCCCAGGACGGTCTACACCCGAGACTTAGCCCTACCGGGGGCACCGGGGCGGCCGGGAGCCCGTCCGGGCGGCGGGGGCCGTGCCCGGCGGCCGGGAGGGGAGGGTTCCCGGCCGCGGGACGCTCAGCGGCCGGCGTCCAGCGACGCCAGCCAGTCCTCGATGGCGCGGGCCATCGACGGGGCCCTGTCCTCCAGCATCGTGAAGTGGTCTCCCTCCACCTCCCGCGCGACGTGGTCGGTGTGCCACGAGGCACGCCAGTCCTCCGTCGCCGGAGGCTCGCCGCCGGGGCCGGGAAGCGGCGTGTCGGGACGCAGGAACAGGATCGGGGCCTTCACCTCTCCGACCGCGCACTCGCGGAACAGCTTGTAGTAGCGGCCCATCGCCCCCAGTCGCGCGCTGGTGAACGGCCCGAAGGACGCCTCCCGGTCGAACATGCCCTGCACCATCTGCGTCCCGAGGTCGTCGATGACCTTGTCGTCCGGCATGAAGGTGTCCAGCAGGACGAGACCGGCCGGGTTGACGCCGAGGCTCTCCAGGTAGCCGACGGCGGCGTGCGCGAAGATCCCCCCGGCGCAGTACCCGAGGACGACGAACGGCTCGTCGCCGGCCGCGCGCCGCACGGACTCCGCCCAGGTCCGCACCGCGGCGTCCACCGTGGCGGGCAGGCTCTCCTCCCGGGCGAAGCCGAGGACCGGGAGCGCGAACAGGTCCCGCACGTCCCGGAAGTTCGCCGCGAGGCGGGCGAACTGGGTCGCCCCGCCCAGCGCCATCGGGGTGCTGAAGCAGAACAGGCTGGGCCTGCCGGGGCCCGCCGCCAGCTTCACCGGCGGCGGGATCTCCTCCAGTTCCTCCGGCGACGAGAACGACTGCCGCAGGTCGGCCAGGGCCCGCAGCATGGCCATGCCCTCGTGCATCTTCCCCTTCAGCGCCGCCTCGTGAAGCAGCGCGCTGGGGGTGTCCGCCGGGTCCGCCCCGCCGCGCGCGGGTTCGGCTCCGGGGCCGGCGAGGCGGGCGTCCAGCTCGCCCAGGAGGTGCTTGGCCAGGTCCGCGGGGTTGGGGTAGTCGAAGACCACGGTCGCGGGCATCCGCAGGCCGGTCGCCTTGATGAGGGCGTTGCGCAGCTCCATCGAGGTGAGCGAGTCGAAGCCGGCCTCCAGGAAGTTCTGGTCGGCGTCGACCGCCTCGGGCCCGGGGTGGCCGAGCACCCTGGCCGCGTGCGCGCGCACCGCCTCGCGGAGTTCGTCCAGCCGCCGTTCCTCCGGCAGGCCGGCCAGCCGGGCGACGAGCGGCGCGGCGCCGCCCTCCTCCTCGTCGCCGGGGTCCGACCCGCCGGCCAGGATCGCGGTGACCTCGGGCAGCGCGCGCAGCAGCGGCCTGGGTCGGGCGAGGGCGTACGCGGGGGCGAAACGGGTCCAGTCGATGTCGGCCACCACCAGGTGGTGCTCGCCGCGGTCGAGCGCCTGGCCGAGCGCGGCGGTGGCCGCGGAGGGCTCCATCACACGTACGCCCAGGCGGAGCAGGCGGGCGCCGATCGACTCGTCCACCATGCCGCCGCCGCCCCAGGCGCCCCACGCGACGCAGGAGGCCGCGAGCCCTCGGGCACGGCGGCGGGCGGCCAGCGCGTCCAGGAACGCGTTCGCGGCGGCGTAGGCGGCCTGCCCTCCCTGGCCCCACACGGCGGCGCCGGAGGAGAACAGCACGAACTCCTCCAGCGGGCGGTCGCCCAGCAGTTCGTCCAGGTGGTGGGCACCGGCGACCTTGGCCCGCCCGACCTCGGCGAACTCCTCCAGTGTGGTGTCGGCCAGCGGCACGTCGTCGCCGACGACGCCTGCGGCGTGCACGACCGTGGTGAGCGGGAGCTCGGCGGGCAGGGAGTCCAGCAGCCGGCGAAGCTGCTCGCGGTCGGCGACGTCGCACGCGGCGATCGTGACCTTCGCGCCGAGCGCGGTGAGCTCGGCCTCCAGCTCTTCGGCGCCGGCGGCGGCGGGCCCGCGACGGCTGGTGAGCACCAGGTGCCCGGTTCCCCGGCGGGCCAGCCAGCGCGCCACGTGCGCGCCGACCCCTCCGGTGCCTCCGGTGACGAGCGCCGTGCCCCGGGCACCGGGAGCCGTCCCGGAGGGGGCGGGGGCGGCGTCGCCGAGCGGGGCACGGACGAGGCGCCGGGCGAGGATCCCGGTGTCGCGGACCGCCAGCTGTTCCTCGCCGCCGGATCCGGCCAGCACGCCGCACAGCCGGGCGACGGCCCGCTCGTCCGGGGCGGGGGGCAGGTCGACCAGGCCGCCCCAGGTGCCGGGGTGGTCGAGGGCGAGCACCGTGCCGATGCCCCAGACGGACGCCTGGAACGGGCTGGCGTCCTCGGAGGGCTCCTGCGGCGTCGCGGACCGGGTGGCCACCGCGCCGGAGGTCACCGCCCACAGGGGGGCGGTGACGGCCGCGTCGGTGAGGGCCTGGACCAGCGTGACGGTGTCCGCGGTGCCGCGGGAGAGCGCCGGGTGCACCGGGTGCGGACGCTCGTCCAGCGCGAGCAGGGAGAGCACGCCGGCCGGCTGCTCGTCCGCCGGCAGTTCGCGCAGTTCCGCGGCGAGCCCGGCCCGGTCCCGCCCGGCCGCCCGGATCGGGACGACCCGGGCGCCGTGGCGGCCGAGCCCTTCGGCGACCGCCTCGACGAGGGCGGCGTGGGCGGCGTGGGCGGCGTGGGCGGCGCCGGCCGGCCCGGCGTGCGGGGCGGCGTCGCCGGTGACCGGGGCGGCGTCGCCGGCTTCGGGCAGCGCGAGCAGCCACGTGCCGGTCAGCGCGGCGGCGGGCGGGTCGGCGACCGGCCGCCAGGACACGCGGTAGCGCCACGTGTCGACGGCCGCGCGTTCCCGCATGCGCCGCCGCCACGACGACAGCGCCGGCAGCAGCCGGCCCAGGGCGGCGGCGTCGGCTCCGTCGTCACCGGCCAGGCCGGTCGCGTCTCCGCGCTCGACCGCCTCCCAGAAGGCGGCGTCCACCGGGTCGGCGTCCTGTGCCCGCTTCGCGGCGGGGGCCGACTCCAGCCAGTAGCGCCGTTCCTGGAACGCGTACGTCGGCAGGTCGACCCGGCGTCCCCCGGAGTGCGGGGCGGACCAGTCCACGGTGACACCCCGGACGTGCAGTTCGGCGGCGGAGGTCAGCAGCCGGACCGGCCCGCCGTCGTCGCGGCGGAGGGTGCCGGTGACCACCGCGTCGCGGCCCAGGGCGTCCAGGGTCTCCTGCATGCCCATGGTGAGCACCGGGTGCGGGCTGGTCTCGACGAACACGCCGTGCCCCTGCGCGGCGAGGGCACGGACGGCGGGGTCGAAGCCGACGGTGCGGCGCAGGTTGGTGTACCAGTACTCGGCGTCGAGAGCGGAGGTGTCGATCCAGTCCCCGGTGACCGTGGAGATCATCGGCACGTCGCCGGACCGCGGCGCGACCGGTCCCAGGTCGCGCAGCAGGCGTTCGCGCAGCTCCTCGACCTGGGCGGAGTGCGAGGCG contains:
- a CDS encoding DUF6879 family protein, which encodes MSANPTLDELFQHCERSALHLEMRDGYGNSSPGFRAWREGVPFDRTDFDAPWVNLIRDTVERGVVVCRARIISEPVSDYIRYEHSATPYANLAGGEQVRWLPRQKASDLALPGNDFWLFDGRLVRFAFHSGDGEPAGYEVSEDPAVVKLCVTAFEGVWERGVDHAEYRPT
- a CDS encoding aminotransferase class IV, which gives rise to MKVPVWVNGALIPPDQATVSVFDHGLMVGDGVFETVKCVNGVPFALTRHLDRLRLSAQRLDLPEPDVEEIIAGVRACLAEAPAWPLGRIRITYTSGPGPLGSDRGDQGCTAMVIVAEQKPFPATADVTVVPWPRNERGALAGVKSTSYAENAKALFHAKARGGGEAIFGNVAGDLCEGTGSNIFIVRDGRLVTPTLASGCLAGVTRGLTLQWCGGVEEDVPLSALYEAEEAFLTSTTRDVQPIRAVDQTVLPAAPGPVTAKAMRVFAERAAADLDP
- a CDS encoding helix-turn-helix domain-containing protein; the encoded protein is MSASPSSSAQQARRAIGRRLRDILRDSGITARALAHAAGWDESKCSRLINGRTLPSDDDIRVWCRICNAENEIPDLIAATRDADSMYVEWRRLQRSGMRRLQETRVSLYEETRLFRFYCSQFMPWPLQTPGYMRAVLSAFADFHDAPRDIDEAIAARSARSRLLYEGDHRFAMVMEESVLHDRIADDDVMAGQLGQLLEGMSLPSVSLGIIPSGTRRKLWTMETFSIYDDKRVFVELLSAGVTVTQPREIALYLKGFSELAGQAVYGNKARSLITAAIGALS
- a CDS encoding chorismate-binding protein — protein: MHDSFAHVTGYLATGLRDVTTDLAALDGEGWWAVVADYEGKVTCARFGDVRRAPLPAPRGPWRGPHRSAWRSSLDRDAYEDGVRRIRAYIERGDVYQANLCRVLSAPLPEGTEPDPRALAARLAEGNPAPYAATVSLPGLGVVSASPELYLSRDGDVVESRPIKGTGATVADLMEKDYAENVMIVDLVRNDLGRVAEVGSVSVPALCEVEEHPGLVHLVSTVRARLAPGAGWPELFAATFPPGSVTGAPKSSALRIIDELEPEPRGPYCGAVGWVDADRRRASLAVGIRTFWFSCGEIRFGTGAGITWGSDPRREWHETELKASRLITLASTSGSEGVT
- the hutH gene encoding histidine ammonia-lyase, translating into MRDNEVVNIGPEPLSFDEVVRVARHGAPVRLTDDAVAAMAAARTRVDELAESPVPAYGVSTGFGALATRHIDPSLRAQLQRSLVRSHAAGSGPEVEVEVVRALMLLRLRTLATGHTGVRPQTAKVLQSLLNAGITPVVHEYGSLGCSGDLAPLSHVALTIMGEGVVRDAAGDRVDAAEALKRAGVEPVELAAKEGLALINGTDGMLGMLILAMDDLARLFTTADVGAAMSVEALLGTDRVFAADLQALRPHPGQAASAANLRALLRDSQIMESHRDGTCTRVQDAYSLRCAPQVAGAARDTLAHAAAVAGRELVSAIDNPVVLADGRVESNGNFHGAPVGYVLDFLAIAAADMASISERRTDRMLDVARSHGLPAFLADDPGVDSGHMIAQYTQAAIVSELKRLAAPASVDSIPSSAMQEDHVSMGWSAARKLRRAVDGLTRVLAVEILTAARALDLRSPLRPAPATGAVTAALRQAVSGPGPDRFLAPEIEAAVQLVASGGVVAAAETVTGPLA